From one Sphingomonas xanthus genomic stretch:
- a CDS encoding tetratricopeptide repeat-containing sulfotransferase family protein, translating into MIKAYPKLAAAQSALDAGRYEEAARVAVGHVRDHPEDPRGLGMLGTVAMRMGALGQSEAFLRQALAKAPGSDQIAQELAQCLHQQERPTEALHLFGQLEKEKPGDAQIGLMVGLILDKLGRAEEAHDRLELLARKHPDNSNIWLALAHNLRSSGDTDAAVDAYRRAIAIDEERGDAWWGIASIKKKLLSDEDVATMQKALAIAIDVANIAPLHFALARAWQDRGEHAKAFDHYQKGNQVRAESIGYNRAQLTEEVDTFTRLLTAQSLARGYSADADGPTPIFLVSLPRSGSTLLEQMVGSHPDIAAAGELPYLPALLRSTMEMHTRRGTTEIPQMIAALSDDEARSLGKEYLRRASLHHPGDVRYFVDKLPHNWSNIPFIRRILPQAKFVDIRRPAMDCCFANFTQSFSRAHAASFALEDIGQCYVDYVRLMDHLDLVAPDLVAHVSYARLIDQPEPELRPLFDYLGLPWSDAPLNFHKLNRVVRTPSAEQVRQPLNRKGVGVWRPYAEWLGPLRDKLGPLAEA; encoded by the coding sequence GTGATCAAAGCCTATCCCAAGCTTGCCGCTGCCCAGTCGGCATTGGATGCCGGGCGCTACGAGGAAGCCGCGCGGGTCGCGGTGGGCCATGTTCGCGATCACCCGGAAGATCCGCGCGGATTGGGGATGCTGGGAACCGTCGCAATGCGGATGGGCGCGCTCGGCCAGTCGGAGGCTTTCCTTCGCCAGGCCCTCGCCAAGGCCCCTGGCAGCGACCAGATCGCGCAGGAACTCGCGCAATGCCTGCACCAGCAGGAACGGCCGACCGAAGCGCTGCACCTGTTTGGACAATTGGAAAAGGAAAAGCCCGGCGACGCTCAGATCGGCCTGATGGTCGGGTTGATCCTCGACAAGCTGGGAAGGGCGGAAGAAGCGCATGATCGGCTCGAGCTGCTTGCACGGAAACATCCGGACAACAGCAACATCTGGCTGGCCCTGGCGCACAATCTGCGCTCCTCCGGCGACACCGACGCGGCGGTTGATGCCTATCGTCGGGCCATCGCCATCGATGAAGAGCGGGGGGATGCCTGGTGGGGCATCGCCAGCATCAAGAAGAAGCTGCTGAGCGACGAGGACGTCGCGACGATGCAGAAGGCGCTGGCAATCGCGATCGACGTTGCCAACATCGCGCCGCTTCACTTCGCGCTTGCGCGTGCGTGGCAGGATCGCGGCGAACATGCCAAGGCCTTCGACCATTATCAAAAAGGCAATCAGGTGCGGGCCGAGTCCATCGGCTACAACCGCGCCCAGCTGACCGAAGAAGTCGACACCTTCACGCGGCTGCTCACGGCCCAATCCCTCGCCCGCGGCTATTCCGCGGACGCGGACGGCCCGACCCCGATCTTCCTGGTCAGCTTGCCGCGGTCCGGTTCGACCCTTCTTGAACAGATGGTGGGATCGCACCCCGACATTGCCGCAGCCGGGGAGCTGCCCTATCTTCCCGCGCTTCTGCGTTCGACCATGGAAATGCATACGCGGCGCGGCACCACCGAAATCCCGCAGATGATCGCCGCCCTGTCGGACGATGAAGCCCGATCGCTCGGCAAGGAATATCTGCGGCGCGCGTCGCTCCACCATCCCGGCGACGTCCGCTATTTTGTCGACAAGCTGCCGCACAATTGGAGCAACATTCCCTTCATCAGGCGGATCCTGCCGCAGGCGAAATTCGTCGATATCCGGCGGCCAGCGATGGATTGTTGCTTTGCCAACTTCACACAGTCGTTTTCGCGCGCCCATGCCGCCAGCTTTGCGCTGGAGGACATCGGGCAATGCTATGTCGATTATGTCCGGCTGATGGACCATCTCGACTTAGTCGCGCCAGACCTGGTCGCCCATGTCAGCTACGCGCGTTTGATCGACCAGCCGGAGCCGGAGCTTCGCCCGCTGTTCGATTATCTTGGCCTGCCCTGGTCGGATGCGCCGCTTAATTTTCACAAGCTCAATCGCGTCGTCCGGACGCCAAGCGCCGAACAGGTTCGTCAGCCGCTCAATCGCAAGGGCGTGGGCGTGTGGCGGCCTTATGCCGAATGGCTCGGGCCGTTGCGCGACAAATTGGGACCGCTGGCCGAGGCCTAG
- a CDS encoding TonB-dependent receptor domain-containing protein produces the protein MNFTAQAHPYRPGLMVGVSLAAMLAAQPAYAQDATTEDQAPEAAPAEPVPATAPAAVQQDEPIIVTGTRIRGRPEFTSPDPVALIDPEVAKREGKFDTAGMLQSSPIAAGSTQITAAISSNFVTQGGQGTQTIDLRGLGPNRTLVLLNGRRAGPAGTRGAVAAFDLNVLPQSIVERVDVLKTGASSIYGSDAVAGVVNLFTKKDTGGLQIDANASVPGQSGGEQYRLSAIYGKKFDRGHIMVAADYYRQKELKRGDRKYLGCPEAYTFTESGDRADLIDPRDGQYKCEDLRWGHVWTYDLEYRTGRGTGNLRLPDGTYVGSSNGVNLIQFQYPGETLGIPPAVFQPGTMFYAPQGGLNQFSAPAGWFPTGYDASSLAVQNSFHPFVNEQTIIPDTKRYTLYGEASYELSNNVEAFVEFLANRRETYQNGWRQIWSFGYTEDGSRTGGFPGTYWAQGWEGWNWLSPTGITNHSDSSQKVDYRRGVAGLRGDFGSFLKGWSFDAHVQYSHSKGRYRQEHFLQEIYDVASFQTSSCVGTTLPISGKQCIDLPWTDPYFLRGEYTPEQADFMFDWEEGKTIYKQLSGEVVVSGNVVELPAGPLGVALGVHVRRDSIKDTPGDITLAGNAWGFSTSGITAGDQVTKEAFGEISIPLLSRKPFFKDLTFSGAARVTSVRAERDSDGLSESDNGNWTYKLGLNWAVNDWLRFRATYGTSFRSPALFEQFLADESSFISQRNIDPCINWFANQQAGVINDTIANNCATAGVPQNFGGGSITASVFSSGGIGFLEAETSKAKTASVILTPSFSFLPDTRVSLAVDYFDIEVKGEIDQLGAANIVLGCYSSTSFPNDPLCDLFTREPTGTLNEFAIDNITNPFINIASQRNKGVDVTLDVRHRLGSMGNLNFVLAATRQLKDNVLLLPGSPLESDNGEAGSPKWVGEANLTWTSRDRKWTVFYGIDFIGKTSNVGDFLEDNSDDDPATNDLCIDSVNVVTGDPLRGLYCPDLRLSPTWYHHLSVSRTLGDREEFEMTLGVSNLFNTKPPRISTLNGGQIATLGQTAAVSQYDLIGRRYFVNVTRRF, from the coding sequence ATGAACTTCACGGCGCAAGCCCATCCCTATCGCCCTGGCCTGATGGTTGGCGTTTCGCTCGCGGCCATGCTTGCCGCGCAGCCGGCATATGCCCAGGACGCGACGACCGAGGATCAGGCGCCTGAAGCGGCACCGGCCGAGCCGGTCCCCGCCACGGCCCCCGCGGCCGTCCAGCAGGATGAGCCAATCATCGTCACCGGCACCCGAATCCGGGGCCGTCCCGAATTCACCAGCCCCGATCCGGTCGCGCTGATCGATCCCGAGGTCGCCAAGCGCGAAGGCAAGTTCGATACGGCGGGGATGCTCCAGTCCTCGCCGATCGCGGCGGGTTCGACCCAGATCACCGCGGCGATTTCGTCGAACTTCGTCACTCAGGGCGGCCAGGGCACGCAGACCATCGACCTTCGCGGCCTCGGCCCGAACCGCACGCTCGTCCTGCTCAATGGCCGTCGCGCCGGTCCCGCGGGTACTCGCGGCGCGGTCGCGGCGTTCGACCTCAACGTCCTTCCGCAATCGATCGTCGAGCGCGTCGACGTGCTCAAGACCGGCGCCTCGTCGATTTACGGGTCTGACGCGGTCGCCGGCGTGGTCAACCTGTTCACCAAGAAGGACACCGGCGGGCTTCAGATCGATGCCAACGCCTCGGTGCCCGGCCAGAGCGGCGGCGAGCAATATCGCCTCAGCGCGATCTACGGCAAGAAATTCGACCGTGGCCACATCATGGTCGCCGCCGATTATTACCGGCAGAAGGAACTTAAGCGCGGCGACCGCAAATATCTCGGCTGCCCGGAAGCCTATACCTTCACCGAAAGTGGCGACCGTGCCGACCTCATCGATCCGCGCGACGGCCAGTACAAGTGCGAAGACCTGCGCTGGGGCCATGTGTGGACCTACGATCTCGAATATCGTACGGGCCGTGGAACAGGTAATCTTCGACTGCCAGACGGCACCTATGTCGGTAGTTCTAATGGCGTCAACCTGATCCAGTTCCAGTATCCGGGAGAGACGCTCGGGATACCGCCGGCGGTCTTCCAGCCTGGAACGATGTTTTACGCCCCGCAAGGCGGACTGAACCAATTTTCGGCACCTGCTGGCTGGTTCCCGACCGGCTACGACGCCTCGTCGCTGGCTGTGCAGAACAGCTTCCATCCGTTCGTCAACGAACAGACGATTATCCCGGACACCAAGCGCTATACACTGTACGGCGAAGCGTCGTATGAATTGAGCAACAATGTCGAGGCTTTCGTCGAGTTCCTCGCCAATCGCCGGGAAACCTATCAGAATGGTTGGCGTCAGATCTGGAGCTTCGGGTACACGGAGGACGGAAGCCGCACCGGTGGGTTCCCGGGCACCTACTGGGCTCAAGGATGGGAAGGTTGGAACTGGCTTAGCCCGACCGGAATCACCAACCATAGCGACAGCAGCCAGAAAGTGGATTACCGCCGCGGCGTCGCCGGCCTCCGGGGCGACTTCGGCAGCTTCCTCAAGGGCTGGTCATTCGATGCGCATGTGCAGTATAGCCATTCGAAGGGCCGTTACCGGCAGGAACATTTCCTCCAGGAAATCTACGACGTCGCGTCGTTCCAGACCTCGTCCTGCGTGGGCACCACGCTGCCGATTTCGGGGAAACAGTGCATCGATCTTCCATGGACCGATCCTTACTTCCTGCGCGGCGAATATACGCCTGAACAGGCGGACTTCATGTTCGACTGGGAAGAAGGCAAGACGATCTACAAGCAGCTGAGCGGCGAAGTTGTCGTCAGCGGCAATGTCGTCGAGCTTCCGGCCGGCCCGCTCGGTGTCGCGCTTGGCGTTCACGTCCGCCGCGACAGCATCAAGGATACGCCTGGCGACATCACGCTTGCCGGCAACGCCTGGGGCTTTTCGACCTCGGGCATCACCGCTGGCGATCAGGTCACCAAGGAAGCGTTCGGCGAAATCAGCATTCCGCTGCTGTCGCGCAAGCCTTTCTTCAAGGATCTGACGTTTTCCGGCGCAGCCCGCGTCACCAGCGTAAGGGCCGAGCGGGATTCCGACGGCCTCAGCGAAAGCGACAACGGCAACTGGACTTACAAGCTGGGACTCAACTGGGCGGTCAACGACTGGCTGCGTTTCCGCGCCACCTATGGTACGTCGTTCCGTTCGCCGGCCTTGTTCGAACAATTCCTGGCCGATGAATCGTCGTTTATCTCCCAGCGTAACATCGACCCGTGCATCAACTGGTTCGCCAACCAGCAGGCTGGCGTGATCAATGACACGATCGCCAACAACTGCGCCACGGCAGGCGTTCCGCAGAATTTCGGGGGCGGTTCTATCACCGCCTCGGTCTTCTCATCGGGAGGCATCGGCTTCCTCGAAGCCGAAACCTCCAAGGCCAAAACCGCCAGCGTCATCCTGACGCCGTCGTTCAGCTTCCTGCCGGATACGCGCGTCAGCCTCGCGGTCGATTATTTCGATATCGAGGTGAAGGGCGAGATCGACCAGCTTGGCGCGGCGAACATCGTGCTGGGCTGTTACAGCAGTACCAGTTTCCCGAACGACCCGCTGTGCGACCTGTTCACGCGTGAGCCAACCGGGACGCTCAACGAGTTCGCGATCGATAACATCACCAATCCGTTCATCAACATCGCCAGCCAGCGGAACAAGGGCGTCGACGTCACGCTCGACGTCCGTCACCGGCTGGGCAGCATGGGCAATTTGAATTTCGTGCTGGCGGCAACGCGCCAGCTAAAGGACAATGTGCTGTTGCTTCCTGGCTCGCCGCTTGAATCCGACAATGGGGAAGCCGGGTCGCCGAAATGGGTCGGCGAAGCGAACCTCACCTGGACCTCGCGGGATCGCAAGTGGACCGTGTTCTACGGCATCGACTTCATCGGAAAAACGTCGAACGTCGGCGACTTCCTCGAAGACAATAGCGACGATGATCCGGCTACCAACGATCTGTGCATCGATTCGGTCAACGTCGTGACGGGCGACCCGTTGCGCGGCCTCTATTGCCCGGATCTCCGCCTGTCGCCGACCTGGTATCACCATCTGTCGGTGTCGCGGACTCTTGGTGATCGCGAGGAGTTCGAAATGACCTTGGGCGTCAGCAACCTGTTCAACACTAAGCCGCCGCGGATTTCGACGCTGAACGGCGGACAAATTGCGACGCTTGGCCAGACTGCGGCCGTATCGCAATATGACCTGATCGGCCGCCGCTACTTCGTGAACGTCACGCGACGCTTCTAG